In a genomic window of Glaciimonas sp. PCH181:
- a CDS encoding pilus assembly protein TapA, with amino-acid sequence MAVVAIIGVLAAIALPAYQDYVVKAKFAEAYSVAAPYKTLIAVCMQITGDKTKCDSGKYGIPVNGLGGRITKHVKRVYVNEATIFVVMDPMTFGLEPRLVLSAHFDRPVLIWDNSGSSCLEKQIDPAGKRIPVLCTRTGTDPAPSRPRGW; translated from the coding sequence ATGGCCGTGGTGGCGATCATTGGGGTGTTGGCTGCCATCGCATTACCGGCTTATCAGGATTATGTTGTAAAGGCTAAATTTGCGGAGGCTTATTCGGTGGCGGCGCCTTATAAAACTCTGATTGCTGTGTGCATGCAAATAACGGGAGATAAGACGAAGTGTGATAGCGGAAAATATGGAATTCCTGTGAATGGCTTGGGCGGTCGTATAACTAAGCACGTTAAGCGGGTGTATGTTAACGAGGCCACGATTTTTGTCGTAATGGATCCAATGACGTTTGGATTGGAGCCAAGATTAGTGCTCAGCGCGCACTTTGACAGACCTGTTCTTATTTGGGACAACTCGGGCAGTAGTTGTCTGGAGAAGCAGATAGACCCAGCAGGGAAGAGAATTCCGGTTTTATGCACGCGAACTGGCACTGATCCCGCACCTTCTCGTCCCCGTGGATGGTAG
- a CDS encoding tyrosine-protein phosphatase, which produces MTQKPTPPATNSHAEDSPPDVQFLFQQVQNIRDLGGKITLDGRRIQSGRLLRSANPGLATPTDIAQLQRFNLDVVIDFRSAGEKQIAESPFADMFNWVADPILVGNLGKSSVLSALRNGTPDDSRAFMLGFYRDFPIQYQAQYRRFLQLAEQNHNILYHCTAGKDRTGFASLLLLSALGLDRSDIVSDYLESNHASATGNRQLEEQVNKFGMSVEVMAPLMLVEPAYLDAAQQVIDTEYGGMQHYLEATLGIDVALIRRNYLETVTAL; this is translated from the coding sequence TTGACCCAAAAACCCACACCGCCCGCTACGAACTCGCATGCCGAAGACTCGCCGCCCGATGTGCAATTTCTGTTTCAGCAAGTGCAGAATATCCGCGATCTCGGTGGCAAGATCACGCTGGATGGCCGCCGTATTCAAAGCGGGCGTTTGCTGCGCAGCGCCAATCCCGGGTTGGCAACGCCGACCGATATAGCGCAATTGCAGCGTTTTAATCTGGATGTCGTCATCGACTTTCGCTCTGCTGGCGAAAAACAGATTGCAGAATCGCCGTTCGCAGACATGTTTAACTGGGTTGCCGACCCGATACTGGTCGGCAATCTGGGCAAATCATCGGTGCTGAGCGCATTACGAAACGGCACGCCCGACGATAGCCGTGCGTTTATGCTGGGGTTCTATCGGGATTTTCCGATTCAGTATCAGGCGCAATACCGACGTTTTCTGCAATTGGCCGAACAGAATCACAATATTCTTTATCACTGCACCGCAGGCAAGGATCGGACCGGCTTTGCAAGTCTGCTGCTGCTATCGGCGTTGGGCCTGGATCGTAGCGATATCGTTAGCGATTATCTGGAATCAAATCACGCCAGCGCCACGGGAAATCGTCAACTGGAAGAGCAAGTTAACAAGTTCGGGATGTCGGTTGAGGTGATGGCGCCATTAATGTTGGTGGAGCCCGCCTATCTGGATGCTGCGCAGCAAGTGATCGATACTGAGTATGGCGGAATGCAGCATTATTTAGAGGCCACTTTGGGGATTGATGTGGCATTGATTCGACGCAATTATCTGGAAACCGTGACCGCGCTTTAA
- a CDS encoding DUF2946 family protein, with protein MHYGAWIGIMVILMSAFAPMISQTLTARRFLSAHQTSFTDIIQAAPLCLFHDASDSDDAKKVAATTDTAMSGMAMMSSSKAMPMQHSKLSQPSSHSHEGHEGHDGQEACGYCNLFAHSPLLLNTLLQITSATLTHHAFIAAMGAAFRPYTVAAASRPQPPPLM; from the coding sequence ATGCACTACGGCGCATGGATCGGGATCATGGTTATCCTGATGAGCGCTTTCGCCCCCATGATTTCTCAGACGCTGACAGCCAGACGTTTTCTCAGCGCTCATCAAACTAGCTTTACTGACATTATCCAGGCCGCGCCGCTGTGCCTTTTCCATGATGCTTCAGACTCGGATGATGCGAAGAAGGTGGCGGCGACAACGGATACTGCGATGTCTGGAATGGCGATGATGTCTTCGTCTAAAGCGATGCCTATGCAGCACAGCAAACTTAGCCAGCCTTCTTCGCATAGCCATGAAGGCCATGAAGGGCACGACGGTCAGGAAGCTTGCGGTTATTGCAATCTGTTCGCGCATAGCCCATTACTGCTGAATACTCTGCTGCAAATCACCTCTGCCACTCTTACCCATCACGCTTTTATCGCCGCCATGGGTGCTGCGTTCCGGCCTTACACCGTTGCCGCAGCAAGTCGTCCACAGCCACCGCCGCTGATGTAA
- a CDS encoding copper resistance protein CopC, whose translation MRNASFYLSTRAVFLRSFLRLLTVVGALCVGGIGQAWAHAQPDTQSPLAGEIVSAPSEVKITYNEALEPAFSSLIVSDAKGKQVNSAKAEVDATTHKTMRVPLPALGAGKYQVKWVAVADDGHRTQGSFNFTVK comes from the coding sequence ATGCGTAACGCTTCTTTTTATCTTTCTACTCGCGCCGTATTTTTACGGTCGTTTTTGCGTCTGCTGACGGTGGTCGGCGCGCTTTGCGTAGGCGGTATCGGTCAGGCATGGGCCCATGCACAGCCAGACACCCAGTCGCCGCTTGCCGGTGAAATTGTCAGCGCGCCCTCGGAAGTTAAGATCACTTATAACGAGGCCTTAGAACCGGCGTTTAGCAGCCTGATCGTCAGCGATGCGAAAGGCAAACAAGTTAATAGCGCCAAAGCTGAAGTGGACGCCACAACGCACAAAACGATGCGGGTTCCACTGCCTGCGTTGGGGGCGGGCAAATATCAGGTGAAATGGGTGGCGGTGGCGGATGACGGGCATCGCACGCAGGGTAGTTTTAACTTCACGGTGAAATAA
- a CDS encoding copper resistance D family protein, with product MTLVASWLQPLVAAVMTAALATAVGIAVLRPVLQAGKLSAITADRLDSITRWACSLLGIGLLGYWCAGTIAITDTSLDDLPNSLWLVLTQSHFGTMIWLSLVAWLVLMLATFSVALPGRHGLFVLGLIGFSLARAATGHAADQGFISIAVAVHTAHVLAATAWVGSVVVCVLITADWVRWELTQRSALAHRLSEVATLALVVVVCSGLFNVARTLGHASNIWASDYVWILLAKLFTVAIAAALGVRNRWHWLAELDRGQQTGASGFRRVLLAEMVLLLVVLAIATKLGITMPAQ from the coding sequence ATGACGCTGGTCGCTAGTTGGCTGCAACCGTTGGTTGCAGCGGTCATGACGGCGGCGCTGGCAACGGCGGTCGGCATTGCCGTGCTGCGACCGGTGTTGCAAGCAGGTAAATTATCTGCGATCACTGCGGATCGACTCGACAGCATTACGCGTTGGGCTTGCTCGCTACTTGGCATCGGATTGCTGGGGTATTGGTGTGCAGGCACGATTGCGATAACGGATACCAGTCTTGATGATCTGCCGAATTCGTTATGGCTGGTACTGACGCAGTCGCATTTCGGGACGATGATTTGGCTGAGTTTGGTGGCCTGGCTGGTATTGATGCTGGCAACGTTCAGCGTTGCATTGCCGGGGCGCCATGGCCTTTTCGTGCTGGGTCTGATCGGATTTTCGCTAGCCCGAGCAGCTACCGGCCATGCGGCTGATCAGGGGTTTATTAGCATCGCCGTCGCGGTCCATACTGCTCATGTGCTGGCGGCAACGGCTTGGGTAGGATCAGTTGTCGTGTGTGTGCTGATCACGGCAGATTGGGTGCGTTGGGAGTTGACGCAGCGCAGCGCATTGGCGCATCGTTTGTCTGAGGTGGCGACATTGGCGTTGGTCGTCGTAGTGTGTAGCGGCCTGTTTAACGTGGCGCGGACGCTGGGACACGCTAGCAATATCTGGGCCTCTGACTATGTGTGGATATTGCTGGCGAAGCTTTTTACGGTGGCGATTGCTGCCGCGCTGGGAGTGCGAAATCGCTGGCACTGGCTGGCAGAACTGGATCGGGGCCAGCAAACTGGCGCTAGTGGATTTCGGCGAGTATTATTGGCTGAGATGGTGCTGCTGCTGGTTGTGCTAGCGATCGCTACAAAGTTAGGGATTACTATGCCAGCGCAATAA
- the recQ gene encoding DNA helicase RecQ: protein MPDQNNSQALTILQTVFGYPSFRGQQAEIVGHVAGGGDALVLMPTGGGKSLCYQIPALLRDGVGVVISPLIALMQDQVDALAEVGVRAAFLNSTQTYEEASQIERRVRSGDLDLVYVAPERLLTPRCLELLESSKIALFAIDEAHCVSQWGHDFRPEYIKLSILHERFPNVPRIALTATADHQTREEIALRLQLQDGAKFVSSFDRPNIRYQIVEKANGRKQLLDFIQAEHVGDAGIVYCLSRKKVEETADFLTQQGISALPYHAGMDYATRTKHQKRFLREEGIVMVATIAFGMGIDKPDVRFVAHLDLPKSIEGYYQETGRAGRDGGPANAWMAYGLQDVVQQRRMIDESEAVETFKRVLGVKLDAMLGLCETLDCRRVRLLEYFGQESTRCGNCDTCMTPPVSFDATVVVQKLLSTIYRVDQRFGAMHVLDVLRGVDSDKIKQWRHEDLSTFGIGSDRSEPEWRAILRQSIALGLVSVDYESYNALKLTDAAKPVLRGELQVQLRQYQKPVKQKGSSTKPKGYVESDLSSAEQTIFDKLRWWRVETARKHNVPAYVIFHDATMREIAKARPGSLEDLRGVSGVGEKKLETYGAEIVELIAAVS from the coding sequence ATGCCTGATCAAAATAATTCGCAAGCCCTGACTATCCTGCAGACCGTTTTCGGCTATCCGTCGTTTCGCGGTCAGCAGGCGGAAATTGTCGGCCACGTAGCAGGGGGTGGCGATGCATTGGTATTGATGCCGACCGGCGGTGGAAAATCGTTGTGTTATCAAATTCCGGCGCTGTTGCGGGATGGTGTCGGTGTCGTGATATCGCCGTTGATCGCATTGATGCAAGATCAGGTGGATGCGTTGGCAGAAGTTGGCGTGCGCGCCGCGTTTCTGAATTCCACGCAAACCTATGAAGAAGCGTCACAGATTGAGCGCCGCGTGCGTAGCGGCGATCTCGATCTGGTGTATGTTGCGCCCGAGCGTTTATTAACACCGCGTTGTCTGGAGTTGCTGGAGTCGTCAAAAATTGCCTTGTTTGCGATTGATGAAGCGCATTGCGTATCGCAATGGGGTCACGATTTCCGACCCGAATACATCAAGCTGTCGATACTGCACGAGCGCTTTCCAAATGTCCCGCGTATCGCGCTGACGGCGACGGCGGATCATCAGACGCGCGAAGAAATTGCGCTGCGTTTGCAGTTGCAAGATGGCGCAAAATTTGTATCGTCATTCGATCGCCCGAATATTCGCTATCAAATTGTTGAGAAGGCCAATGGCCGCAAGCAATTACTTGATTTTATTCAGGCCGAGCATGTTGGCGATGCTGGTATCGTCTATTGTTTGTCACGCAAAAAGGTTGAAGAGACCGCCGACTTTTTGACGCAACAGGGGATTTCGGCATTGCCTTACCACGCCGGTATGGACTACGCCACGCGCACTAAACACCAGAAGCGATTTTTGCGAGAAGAAGGCATCGTGATGGTCGCGACCATTGCTTTCGGGATGGGGATCGATAAACCCGATGTGCGTTTTGTGGCGCATCTGGATTTACCCAAAAGTATCGAGGGCTATTATCAGGAAACCGGGCGCGCCGGACGCGATGGCGGCCCCGCCAATGCCTGGATGGCGTATGGCTTGCAGGACGTCGTGCAACAGCGCCGCATGATTGATGAGTCCGAGGCTGTAGAAACCTTTAAGCGGGTGCTTGGCGTCAAGCTCGACGCGATGCTTGGCTTGTGTGAAACGCTCGATTGTCGACGTGTACGCTTGCTGGAATATTTCGGGCAGGAATCTACCCGGTGCGGCAATTGCGATACCTGCATGACGCCGCCGGTGTCGTTTGACGCGACTGTCGTTGTGCAAAAATTGCTCTCTACAATTTATCGTGTCGATCAACGCTTCGGTGCGATGCATGTGCTGGATGTATTGCGCGGAGTTGATTCGGACAAAATCAAGCAGTGGCGGCATGAGGATTTATCGACCTTTGGGATCGGCAGTGATCGCAGCGAGCCGGAATGGCGGGCGATTTTACGGCAGTCGATTGCGTTGGGTTTAGTCAGTGTCGATTATGAATCCTATAACGCATTGAAGCTGACCGATGCCGCTAAACCTGTGTTGCGAGGCGAACTTCAGGTACAACTGCGGCAATACCAAAAGCCGGTGAAACAGAAGGGCTCCAGCACTAAGCCAAAAGGCTATGTTGAGTCCGATCTATCGAGTGCCGAGCAGACGATTTTTGATAAATTGCGTTGGTGGCGCGTGGAGACTGCACGCAAGCATAATGTTCCGGCGTATGTGATTTTTCATGATGCGACTATGCGAGAGATTGCTAAGGCGCGGCCGGGGTCGCTGGAAGATTTGCGTGGCGTAAGCGGCGTGGGCGAGAAAAAGTTGGAGACTTATGGTGCCGAAATCGTTGAGCTGATTGCTGCGGTTTCTTAA
- a CDS encoding undecaprenyl-diphosphate phosphatase, with amino-acid sequence MANVCSAGLDIGFASLDYVQIGILGIIQGISELLPISSTAHMRIVPAVLGWHDPGSAFSAAMQLAALVAVVSYFWRDVREVTVGSITALRQRDYRNPSFRLGMAILIATIPIGIVGLALSPVLNACNSPLRSLTVIGYACIGLAVLLALAEMTARHKRTVGEMRMRDAVIVGLAQVGALIPGVSRSGSTLTAALFLNFKREEAARFSFLLGLPAIALAGLKELWHLLHAHMPIDAWLLLLFGLVVASISAFCAIWGLMKFLEKFSTWPFIIYRAALGIFLLVAVHNGFLH; translated from the coding sequence TTGGCAAATGTTTGTTCAGCCGGTCTGGATATTGGCTTCGCTTCGCTGGATTATGTGCAAATCGGGATTCTTGGCATCATTCAAGGTATCTCTGAGTTACTACCCATTTCGTCGACTGCGCATATGCGGATTGTGCCAGCGGTATTAGGCTGGCACGACCCCGGTTCGGCATTTTCAGCCGCTATGCAATTAGCCGCACTGGTCGCGGTTGTGAGTTACTTTTGGCGCGATGTGCGTGAGGTCACGGTTGGCAGTATCACTGCGCTGCGTCAACGTGACTATCGTAATCCGTCGTTTCGATTGGGTATGGCCATCCTGATTGCCACGATTCCGATTGGTATCGTCGGCCTGGCCTTGTCGCCGGTATTGAATGCCTGTAATTCGCCATTACGTAGCCTGACAGTCATCGGTTACGCTTGTATCGGCCTGGCGGTGTTATTGGCGTTGGCAGAGATGACCGCACGTCACAAACGCACCGTCGGTGAGATGCGCATGCGCGATGCTGTGATCGTTGGCTTGGCGCAAGTCGGCGCGCTGATTCCCGGTGTGTCGCGTTCCGGGTCGACGTTGACTGCTGCTTTATTCCTTAACTTCAAGCGCGAAGAAGCGGCACGTTTTTCGTTTTTGTTAGGGTTGCCTGCGATTGCGCTGGCCGGTTTAAAAGAACTATGGCATTTGCTGCACGCGCATATGCCGATAGATGCCTGGTTACTGCTGTTGTTTGGTCTTGTGGTTGCCAGTATTTCAGCGTTTTGCGCGATTTGGGGTTTGATGAAATTCCTCGAAAAATTCTCGACCTGGCCGTTTATTATTTACCGCGCTGCGCTGGGAATATTCCTGCTGGTCGCCGTACATAATGGCTTTCTGCATTAA
- a CDS encoding undecaprenyl-diphosphate phosphatase, with translation MDLLLALKVIIMGVVEGLTEFLPISSTGHLILAGSLLDFTADIGRGKAEVFEIAIQAGAIFAVCWEYRARIAAVLRGLTTQRSAQKLVLNLIIAFIPAAILGLLFSKMIKEKLFSPIPVAIALVVGGLIILWVERRNKNRQHAIRVDTVDDMTALDALKIGIAQAFALIPGTSRSGATIIGGMMFGLSRKAATEFSFFLAIPTLFAATIYSLYKDRALLSAADIPLFSLGTVAAFISAFFCVRWLLRYISNHDFTAFAWYRIAFGLIILISSFTGVMDWEH, from the coding sequence ATGGATCTTCTCTTAGCGTTAAAAGTCATCATCATGGGTGTGGTCGAAGGATTGACCGAATTTCTCCCGATTTCATCAACTGGTCATTTAATACTCGCAGGAAGTTTGCTGGATTTTACCGCCGACATCGGTCGCGGCAAGGCAGAAGTATTTGAAATTGCGATTCAGGCTGGTGCCATTTTTGCGGTCTGTTGGGAATATCGGGCGCGTATTGCCGCTGTTTTACGTGGCTTAACCACCCAGCGCAGCGCGCAAAAGTTAGTCTTAAATTTGATCATTGCTTTTATTCCCGCTGCCATATTGGGTTTGCTGTTTAGCAAAATGATCAAAGAGAAATTATTCTCTCCAATTCCCGTCGCAATCGCGCTGGTCGTTGGCGGCTTGATTATTTTATGGGTCGAGCGTCGCAATAAAAATCGCCAACATGCTATCCGTGTCGATACTGTTGACGATATGACCGCACTCGATGCTCTCAAAATCGGGATTGCACAAGCCTTTGCGTTAATTCCCGGCACCAGTCGGTCTGGCGCGACGATTATTGGCGGCATGATGTTTGGCCTGTCACGCAAAGCTGCCACCGAATTTTCTTTTTTTCTGGCGATTCCCACGCTATTCGCCGCTACCATTTATTCGCTCTACAAAGATCGTGCCTTATTAAGTGCCGCCGATATTCCGCTGTTTTCGCTCGGAACTGTTGCGGCATTTATTTCTGCATTCTTTTGCGTGCGCTGGTTGTTGCGCTATATCAGCAATCATGATTTCACCGCGTTTGCCTGGTATCGGATTGCGTTCGGTTTGATTATTTTGATTTCCAGTTTTACCGGTGTCATGGATTGGGAGCATTAA
- a CDS encoding DUF1439 domain-containing protein has product MLSLALIGAVLLSSCAMLIGPRDVDFPLAKLQESLNKRLPFTKRYLGLIEVTATHANLALDATQGRLLIDMDVTMALPVAGKSWTGKLAISGVMALDPAHNAVVLNDTKLDKVAIDNMDGAYNGQATQIGGLLARELLQTIPLYTFKPEDLRYVGVTFAPTKIVTKADRLVVTFEPQK; this is encoded by the coding sequence ATGCTCTCCCTTGCTCTGATAGGCGCGGTTTTACTGAGTTCCTGCGCGATGCTGATCGGGCCGCGAGATGTCGATTTTCCATTGGCAAAACTACAAGAATCGCTGAATAAACGTCTGCCCTTCACAAAACGCTATCTCGGATTAATTGAAGTCACCGCCACGCACGCAAATTTAGCGTTGGATGCGACTCAGGGGAGGCTGCTTATCGATATGGACGTCACAATGGCCCTGCCTGTAGCAGGCAAATCCTGGACCGGAAAACTAGCAATATCCGGCGTCATGGCGTTGGACCCTGCGCATAATGCGGTGGTGTTGAACGACACAAAGCTGGATAAAGTTGCAATAGATAACATGGATGGTGCTTATAACGGTCAGGCAACGCAAATCGGCGGTTTACTGGCGCGCGAATTATTGCAGACCATTCCTTTATATACTTTTAAGCCGGAAGACTTGCGTTATGTCGGTGTCACATTTGCGCCGACCAAGATCGTCACAAAGGCTGATCGCCTCGTGGTAACCTTTGAGCCGCAAAAATGA
- a CDS encoding protein-L-isoaspartate O-methyltransferase — translation MNIEQARFNMIEQQIRPWNVLELDILDLLTVVRREEFVPAAYKSLAFSDTEIPLPGDGGESMFSPKVEARLLQEAAVKKHEIVLEIGTGSGYMAALLAHKARHVVTVEIDAGLKDFAEKNLSAYGVRNVDVVEGNGAQGWTEGKESTYDVIVISGSLASLPDAFLAQLKVGGRIVAIIGEAPVMTAQVITRISDSAYDTRNLFETSAKPLRDAAPHSHFKF, via the coding sequence ATGAATATCGAACAAGCCCGTTTCAATATGATCGAACAGCAAATCCGTCCCTGGAATGTGCTGGAGTTAGACATTTTAGACCTGCTGACGGTGGTACGGCGCGAAGAGTTCGTCCCGGCCGCTTACAAAAGTCTGGCCTTTAGCGATACAGAAATACCACTGCCGGGCGACGGCGGCGAAAGCATGTTTTCACCAAAAGTCGAAGCGCGTCTGCTGCAAGAAGCCGCCGTAAAAAAACATGAAATTGTGCTGGAAATCGGTACGGGTTCCGGTTACATGGCGGCATTGTTAGCGCACAAAGCCCGTCACGTTGTCACAGTAGAAATTGACGCCGGACTGAAAGATTTTGCTGAAAAAAATCTGAGCGCTTATGGCGTTAGAAACGTCGATGTTGTCGAAGGCAATGGCGCACAGGGCTGGACCGAAGGCAAAGAGTCGACCTATGACGTCATCGTCATCTCCGGTTCACTGGCCTCATTACCGGATGCTTTCTTAGCGCAATTAAAGGTCGGCGGCCGCATTGTCGCCATTATTGGCGAAGCGCCTGTCATGACTGCGCAAGTGATTACGCGCATTTCGGACTCCGCTTACGATACGCGGAATCTATTTGAGACCAGCGCCAAGCCTTTGCGTGATGCCGCGCCGCATTCTCACTTCAAATTCTAA
- a CDS encoding rhodanese-like domain-containing protein has product MQHLTAPELAAWIADPDRPTPFLLDVREPWEYQTCHIADAQLIPMQTIPARLNELEEDQQIVCICHHGARSMSVAAFLERNNFPNVINLTGGIHAWAQQVDSTMPVY; this is encoded by the coding sequence ATGCAACATTTAACTGCTCCTGAACTAGCTGCCTGGATCGCTGACCCGGATCGTCCAACGCCGTTCTTGCTAGACGTACGCGAACCTTGGGAATATCAAACTTGCCATATCGCTGATGCGCAGTTAATCCCGATGCAAACGATTCCGGCGCGTCTGAACGAGTTGGAAGAAGATCAGCAAATTGTCTGTATCTGTCATCACGGGGCACGCAGCATGTCAGTAGCGGCATTTTTAGAACGCAATAATTTTCCTAACGTGATCAATCTTACGGGCGGGATCCACGCCTGGGCGCAGCAAGTAGATAGCACGATGCCAGTCTATTGA
- a CDS encoding TolC family outer membrane protein, whose protein sequence is MRNTLIAALIAGPITGILLPANAQALDLVQTYYQALANDAVYTSARYALSAGREASIQGRAGLLPQIGLGGTYNRSGDNWNKTSNQYGLQLVQPLYRPANWEQYAQAKLLVAGSEVAFSQVQQDLILRVGQAYFDVLAAQDILTFLKAQESAIAEQLASAKRNFEIGTATITDTNEAQASFDLVLAQEIAATNNLEVARSTLQQIIGQAPASLAILRPSVKLTNPEPAQIGPWVSIAEEQNYNVLGQQIALETAKRQIKINRAGHLPTVDLVASRNFSHISGNNNPISNGAGASNSIGVQWTIPLYSGGAVDSEVRQAIALEDKARSDLDNARRTAALNARQAYLGVSNGLAQVKALEAAEISSQSSLDSNKLGYRVGVRINIDVLNAEQQLFSTRRDLAKARYDTLMNGLKLKAAAGALKENDLLQVNALLIPAYY, encoded by the coding sequence ATCCGTAATACACTGATTGCGGCGCTCATTGCGGGCCCGATTACCGGCATTTTGTTGCCTGCTAATGCACAAGCACTCGATTTGGTGCAAACCTACTATCAAGCCCTCGCCAATGATGCCGTCTACACCAGCGCGCGTTATGCTCTTAGCGCCGGGCGCGAGGCTAGTATTCAGGGGCGCGCTGGATTGCTGCCGCAAATCGGTTTAGGCGGCACTTACAATCGGTCTGGTGATAACTGGAATAAAACAAGCAATCAATACGGTTTGCAATTAGTCCAACCGCTATATCGTCCCGCAAACTGGGAACAATACGCGCAAGCCAAGCTTTTGGTTGCCGGTAGCGAAGTAGCTTTTTCACAAGTTCAGCAGGATTTGATTTTGCGCGTCGGACAAGCTTATTTTGATGTGTTGGCGGCGCAAGATATTTTAACGTTCCTCAAAGCCCAGGAAAGCGCGATCGCCGAACAACTGGCCTCCGCCAAACGCAATTTTGAAATTGGCACGGCGACCATTACGGATACCAACGAGGCGCAAGCCAGCTTTGATCTGGTATTAGCGCAGGAAATCGCTGCCACGAATAATCTGGAAGTCGCCCGCAGCACGTTGCAACAAATTATCGGTCAGGCCCCTGCATCACTGGCAATCTTGCGCCCAAGCGTCAAATTGACCAACCCCGAACCGGCCCAGATTGGCCCATGGGTCAGCATCGCGGAAGAGCAAAATTACAATGTCTTGGGCCAGCAAATCGCGCTCGAAACAGCGAAACGCCAGATCAAAATAAATCGCGCCGGTCATTTACCGACGGTCGACTTGGTGGCAAGTCGCAACTTCTCTCATATTAGTGGCAACAACAATCCAATCTCGAATGGTGCAGGCGCATCGAATTCGATAGGCGTGCAATGGACGATCCCGCTATATTCGGGCGGCGCAGTCGATAGCGAAGTCAGGCAAGCGATTGCATTGGAAGATAAGGCGCGATCTGATCTGGATAATGCCCGCAGAACAGCGGCATTGAACGCCCGCCAGGCTTATTTAGGTGTGAGTAATGGCTTGGCACAAGTAAAGGCGCTAGAAGCCGCGGAAATTTCGAGCCAGTCTTCGCTGGACTCCAACAAACTCGGCTATCGGGTCGGCGTCCGCATCAATATTGACGTGCTAAATGCAGAACAACAATTATTTTCAACGCGCAGGGATTTGGCTAAAGCCCGTTATGACACGTTAATGAATGGTCTAAAATTGAAAGCTGCAGCGGGTGCCTTAAAAGAGAATGACCTGCTGCAAGTGAATGCACTATTGATACCAGCTTATTATTAA
- a CDS encoding TetR family transcriptional regulator, whose protein sequence is MARCTKEEALETRSRILDAAVDVFYTRGVSQTSLADVANAAGVSRGAIYWHFTNKSDLFNAMCERVRLPMEALIRNSAEESSIDPLGQFRSWCLFALEEGVNNPQTRKIIATILHKCEFVDPQDPIYMRQQECFLQGRINIQRILRYAVAKGQLPRNLDPTLSAIMVQSLLSGVLDNWLFSPDSFDLGEQATKIVDLCIHMLTTAPSLQKS, encoded by the coding sequence ATGGCAAGATGTACAAAAGAGGAGGCTCTGGAGACGCGTTCGCGTATTTTAGACGCAGCGGTCGACGTGTTTTATACGCGGGGCGTATCGCAGACTTCATTAGCCGATGTCGCAAACGCGGCAGGTGTTTCTCGAGGGGCGATTTATTGGCATTTCACTAATAAGAGTGATTTGTTTAATGCTATGTGTGAGCGCGTCCGGTTGCCGATGGAAGCCTTGATACGCAACAGCGCGGAAGAAAGTTCTATTGATCCTTTAGGTCAATTTCGTAGCTGGTGTTTATTCGCTCTCGAAGAAGGCGTAAATAATCCTCAAACACGGAAGATAATAGCGACTATATTGCATAAATGCGAATTTGTTGATCCGCAAGATCCGATTTATATGCGTCAGCAAGAATGTTTTTTGCAAGGACGTATTAATATCCAGCGAATTTTGCGATATGCAGTGGCGAAAGGTCAGTTGCCACGCAATCTGGATCCAACGTTATCGGCGATTATGGTGCAGTCTTTATTATCTGGCGTGTTGGATAACTGGCTGTTTAGTCCGGATAGTTTTGATTTAGGTGAACAAGCTACCAAAATAGTCGATCTTTGTATTCATATGCTGACGACAGCGCCGAGTTTGCAAAAAAGCTAA